CGAAGCTTCCGGAAGGGCTCGCCACCGTGCCCTGGGAGTGTGATATCCCAGGCGCTCGCCACGCGGTTGACTTCGATGCCGCCGAACGCGCTGCCGAGGATTCGCCCGCGGTCATCGTGTTCACGTCGGGAACGTCCGGACGGCCCAAAGCCGTTGTCCTCGCGCATCGCTCGCTGCTGGCCGGCCTGCAGATGCTGTTGCACATCACCCGCCGTCTGCCACACCAGGTCGACGAGACCACCGGCGACGCGGGGCTGCACACCGGGCCGATGTTCCACATCGGGGGGGTACAGACCCTGCTCCGGGCGATCATGGTCGGCGATACCTTGGTGATGCCCGAAGGCAGCTTCAAACCCGACGAAGCGCTGCGCCTGATCGAGGAGTGGAAGATCGCGCGATGGAGCGCGGTTCCGACCATGGTGTCGCGGGTGCTCGAGCATCCCGATGCGCAAACCCGTGACCTGACGTCGTTGCGGTCGGTCACCGTGGGCGGAGCACCGGTACACCCGGAGTTCGTCGAGCTACTGCGGCAAGGGCTTCCAGGTGTCCAACCACGCGTCGCGACGGGCTACGGCCTCACTGAAAACGGGGGACAGGGGACAGCCGCGTCGGGACGGGACACCTTGGAGCGGCCTGGATCGTGCGGGCGACCGCTGCCGTGCGTCGAGGTGAAGATCGCCGGAGCCACGGAATATGTCGACGGCGAAATCCTGCTGCGCAGCCCCACCCAGATGCTCTACTACTACGGCGAAGACAGCTCGCCGATCACCGACGACGGTTGGCTGCACACCGGCGACCTCGGCCGGATCGATGACGACGGCTACCTCTACATCACCGGGCGCGCCAAAGACATGATCATCCGCGGCGGCGAGAACATCGCCCCGGCCGCGGTGGAGGCGGCGCTGGCCAAGGTGCCCGGCGTCGTCGAATCGGCGGTATTCGGCGTTCCCCATGCCGATTTGGGTGAAGAGGTCATGGCCGCCGTCGTGGTCTCCGACGCCACCACCGCCGAGCAACTGACCGAGCACTTGCGGTCGAGTATCGCTTCTTTCGCGGTGCCGACGCGGTGGCGGATCGAGACCGAGCCGCTGCCGACCAACCACGCTGGAAAGATCGACAAGCCGGCTATCGCCGCGGCCGCCCGTGCCGAGTTGGCGGGAGCGGCGCAGTGACCGAGTCGGTTGGGGTCGCGGTCGCCGACTACGTTGCGGTGGTAGAGCTCCGACGACCACCGCACAACTTCTTCGACGAACAGTTGCTCACCGAACTGGCGGATGTGGTGACCGGTTTCGACGATTCCGGCGACGTGCGGGCGATCGTGCTGTGTTCGGAGGGACGAAACTTCTGCGCAGGCGCGGACCTGCGCGGGATGGGGCCCGGCGGCATCCGGCGGGTGTACCGGCAGGCCGCCCGGCTCTTCTCCGGGCGCAAGCCCATCGTCGCCGCGCTGCACGGCCGTGCGGTCGGAGGCGGTCTGGGCCTGGCGATGGCCGCAGACTTCCGGGTAGCCGCACCCGATGCGCTACTGACCGCGAATTTCGCCAAGTTGGGTTTTCATCACGGCTTCGCGCTTTCGGTGACCTTGCCGGCCGCCGTCGGGCAGCAACGAGCACTGGATCTGCTTTACACGGGCCGCGTTGTCAGCGGCACCGATGCGCTCGAACTTCGCCTGTGCGACCAGGTTTCCGAAGATCCGCGAGCCCAGGCGATCGACTATGCCGCGGAGATCGCGGCATCGGCTCCGCTCGCCGTACCGGCGATCAGGGCGACGATGCGGCGATCGCTCGTTTCCGAGGCCGTCGCAGCGCTGGATCTGGAGGCGGCGGCTCAGGCGTCGCTGCTGGAGTCCAAGGACTTCGAGGAAGGCATTGCGGCTTCGATCGGCAAGCGTCCCCCGGTGTTCACCGGCTCCTGACGGGCGGATCAGGACGACTGATGCGGCCGGGTGAGGTCGGCGCAGGCCTCGGCGGCGTGGACGAAACGCTCCGTCACCGCCGGATCGTGGCCGGCGACAATGGTTGTGTGCGGTTGTGCGTCGAGCTCCCTTAGGTATTCGAACGCTTCATACATGCCCATACGGTCGATGAAGATCTGGAACGGACGGTTGAGTTCCATTTCACCGTAGAAGTGCAGCGCATCCGAGGCGCGGACAACCGTCTCATGTTTCGTGGTGACGTGGGTGACGATCTGGCCAGGGGTATGGCCGGGAACGATGGTCACGCTGATCCCCGGAAGAATATCGGTGGTCGAAGAGTCCACCAGCTGGAGGCGCCCAGGCCTCCCGGAGGTCGATCACTGCGCGCACCTCATCCGGTCGAATCTGCCACGCGATGCACCCAGATCGGCGAAACATCCTGTCCAGAAGTCGAACTCGGGCCGAGCAATCGCGAATCTCGCGTTCGGGAACAGGCCGACATTCCCGATGTGGCCGAAGTGCAAATGTGAAAGCACGACGTGGTCAACGTCATCGGGGGCAACCCCGAGGCGGGCGTGTAATACCACGGGATCGGTATCCACCCGCCGGTTGCGGGCTGCGGCGGCCTGGGGGATATCCGCAATCGACCGATACGGTCCGGTCGACATTGCGGGCGAGCCAGAAGTAGTACGCGGTGGTGTTGGGCTTGTCGGGTTCGCCGTAGAGCTCGTAGCTATAAAACTTTTCGCTGGCCATCGTCGGGCGTGAGGTGTAGTGCAGCGCATAGACGTCGTAGGAGGAGTTGGGCGTTGAGGCCATCGAGATCCTCTGCCGATCTTAGGAATCCGCTTATGCGAAGACGCGCCGTTCGAGTACCCGTTGGTCGTGGCTGGGGATAACTTCACAGTCGAAGCCCTCGATGCGCTGCAGACTGCGCTCGTAGGCGACGAGATCGGTGTAAAGGCCCACAGGGATGTGCCGGGCCTCCGCGTCGCCTTCCCAGTTCTCGTACAGATACACGCAGTCACCGGCGATCAGGTATCGCGTGGAGGCGGCCTCGACGAGTACGCCCTGGGAGCCGGGGGTGTGGCCCGGGAGCGTCACCACCGAGATCCCTGGTGCGAGCCTGACGTCGCCGTCGACTGGCCGGATTTGATCTTCGGCCTGCATCCACGCGGCCTTGAGGCCCTCCAGTGCCTCGAATGGACGTCTGTGCCAGGTGACCGGCGATCGGGCGAAGTCGAGTTCGGCCTGCTGAATGATGATCTCGGCGTTGGGGAACAGGTGGTTGTAGGAACTGTGGTCCCAATGGAGGTGGGTGTTGACGACGATTCGCACATCCTCGGGTTCGATACCCAGACTCCGCACAGCGGCGTCGGGTCGCTCGGCGTCGCTCTGCTCGACCCTCAGTCTGTGGAACTCCTCGGCGCGATCGGCGTCGGCACCGGTATCGACCACGATCGGCCCGTCCGGCCCGCCATCGATCACGAACATGATGAGCGGAATGTCGATCGTCTCGCCCCAACCGCGCTGGTAGGTGATGGCCGGTCGTTGTAGGCCGAAGGCCCGCCCGACTGGCAGGGCGGTGATGGTCAGCGGCATGGGTTCTCCCGAGCGTTGGTGGGATCGTCCGTCAGTTCGGTGTCGCGTGTCTCACGGACGCGTAAGGTGCACAAGACGCTCACCAAGCAGTAGATCGCCAGGAGAATTCCGAAGCTGAGACTTCCGAACTTTCCGATGATGCTTGCGGCGACGATCGGTGGCACCGCGCCACCGGCGATGGCGGCGGCGCTGTAGGCGAGCCCGGCCGCGGTGTAGCGATAGCGGGTATGGAAAAGCTCCGACAGGAACGATCCGGCTATTCCGAATCCCATCCCGGCGATGACGAACGTCACCGCCATACCCAGCCAGAAGAGGGGAACCGACTGCAGGTCCAGGATCGGAAACAACGCGAGTGCCCACGGGATACCAGCCACGCTGGTGGCGAGAAGAACCTTGCGACGTCCGATTCGGTCGGAGATCACGGCAGCCATGATCATGAAAAGGCCGTTGACCAGGTTTCCGAAGATGCCCGCACCGAGCACCGCGGTGTAACTCAGGTCGAGCGTGGCAGTTCCATAGTTGGTCAGATACGCGATGCCGACGTAGCCGAACGCGAACGCGGACACCAGGGAGCCGGCCCCCATCAGAACTTCGCGCCATTGGTTCGAGAGCGCGTCTCTGAACGGCAGCGCACTTCGTCCGCCGGTTCGGACTTCGTCTTTGAACACCGGAGTTTCGTCCAAGGTCAGCCGGACATACAGGCCGAGGGCCACGAGGGCGATGCTGATCAGGAA
This region of Mycolicibacterium goodii genomic DNA includes:
- a CDS encoding MBL fold metallo-hydrolase codes for the protein MRCTTPHARRWPAKSFIATSSTANPTSPTPPRTTSGSPAMSTGPYRSIADIPQAAAARNRRVDTDPVVLHARLGVAPDDVDHVVLSHLHFGHIGNVGLFPNARFAIARPEFDFWTGCFADLGASRGRFDRMRCAQ
- a CDS encoding enoyl-CoA hydratase/isomerase family protein; this translates as MTESVGVAVADYVAVVELRRPPHNFFDEQLLTELADVVTGFDDSGDVRAIVLCSEGRNFCAGADLRGMGPGGIRRVYRQAARLFSGRKPIVAALHGRAVGGGLGLAMAADFRVAAPDALLTANFAKLGFHHGFALSVTLPAAVGQQRALDLLYTGRVVSGTDALELRLCDQVSEDPRAQAIDYAAEIAASAPLAVPAIRATMRRSLVSEAVAALDLEAAAQASLLESKDFEEGIAASIGKRPPVFTGS
- a CDS encoding MFS transporter; amino-acid sequence: MTAPNKHASPDMSRYDTTTSAADASPRKMRKVAFASFMGTVIEFYDFGIYGTAAALVFARAFFPALGEGAGTVVSFATLGVAFVARPVGSILFGHFGDRLGRKRTLIATMSLMGVATVLIGLLPTAAAIGILAPILLIVLRIAQGIAAGGEWAGAILFTAENAPKKTRGFWASFTNVGGAVANILALATFLLTSIVMTDEQFTAWGWRIPFLISIALVALGLYVRLTLDETPVFKDEVRTGGRSALPFRDALSNQWREVLMGAGSLVSAFAFGYVGIAYLTNYGTATLDLSYTAVLGAGIFGNLVNGLFMIMAAVISDRIGRRKVLLATSVAGIPWALALFPILDLQSVPLFWLGMAVTFVIAGMGFGIAGSFLSELFHTRYRYTAAGLAYSAAAIAGGAVPPIVAASIIGKFGSLSFGILLAIYCLVSVLCTLRVRETRDTELTDDPTNARENPCR
- a CDS encoding N-acyl homoserine lactonase family protein encodes the protein MPLTITALPVGRAFGLQRPAITYQRGWGETIDIPLIMFVIDGGPDGPIVVDTGADADRAEEFHRLRVEQSDAERPDAAVRSLGIEPEDVRIVVNTHLHWDHSSYNHLFPNAEIIIQQAELDFARSPVTWHRRPFEALEGLKAAWMQAEDQIRPVDGDVRLAPGISVVTLPGHTPGSQGVLVEAASTRYLIAGDCVYLYENWEGDAEARHIPVGLYTDLVAYERSLQRIEGFDCEVIPSHDQRVLERRVFA
- a CDS encoding class I adenylate-forming enzyme family protein — its product is MGALEVVWGSDIAVEEVRGIPFKTYSQRPRHIGDLLMFADRWGDRPHIVQGSRVVTFTDLRRAAQVKARELADGGLESGERVLLLGWNSPEWIINFWACAILGAVPVLGNGWWGAGEVADAADTAKVTLALVDQRGAAKLPEGLATVPWECDIPGARHAVDFDAAERAAEDSPAVIVFTSGTSGRPKAVVLAHRSLLAGLQMLLHITRRLPHQVDETTGDAGLHTGPMFHIGGVQTLLRAIMVGDTLVMPEGSFKPDEALRLIEEWKIARWSAVPTMVSRVLEHPDAQTRDLTSLRSVTVGGAPVHPEFVELLRQGLPGVQPRVATGYGLTENGGQGTAASGRDTLERPGSCGRPLPCVEVKIAGATEYVDGEILLRSPTQMLYYYGEDSSPITDDGWLHTGDLGRIDDDGYLYITGRAKDMIIRGGENIAPAAVEAALAKVPGVVESAVFGVPHADLGEEVMAAVVVSDATTAEQLTEHLRSSIASFAVPTRWRIETEPLPTNHAGKIDKPAIAAAARAELAGAAQ